One Cryptomeria japonica chromosome 9, Sugi_1.0, whole genome shotgun sequence genomic window carries:
- the LOC131059650 gene encoding scopoletin glucosyltransferase has product MAPAVSDIRCNGAEKAKAKAHVMLLSSLGHGHLIPFMQLAKNLASKGLTVSFVTTFHHIPSLQNKVEEAQKAGLDIHLVEVEIPEDHLTLGKVNSNSVQWHQLPPLLAAGERLQYHFERFLGRFLKGEINTLPPPACLIADVLLGWSSAVAQKFGIPRVNFETSGMFSESVQQIVWDLLPRNLSRTPSGRFVVPGVPREVKLTRLQLLPELPEATPENGTHQFWLRQRAGNKQSWRTIVNSFYELEGEFADHFGRVNGTLRTIGPLLPAGAFENREVIRIAPAVEMGVNTEEEKCMQWLDVQTEGSVLYISFGSENSIKTLQIEELALGLEASGVKFLWVLRNPSDSAKKDFSSALDFLPAGLYERVVEKKKGMFVLGWAPQLSILAHPATGGFLSHCGWNAVMESTTMGVPMIAWPLYAEQPFNSKFVVDEIKIAVEAPQRIEENWLVSRDDVEKVVRMLMVEDKGKELRTRVKQLRVAAQVAVAPGGSSFTNFDLFVSEIKSLQQV; this is encoded by the coding sequence ATGGCGCCAGCAGTCTCTGACATTCGATGCAACGGAGCAGAGAAGGCAAAGGCGAAAGCCCATGTAATGTTGCTTTCATCATTGGGGCATGGCCACCTCATTCCATTCATGCAGTTGGCCAAAAATCTGGCCTCAAAGGGCCTAACAGTCAGCTTTGTCACCACCTTTCACCACATCCCTTCGCTGCAGAACAAAGTGGAGGAAGCCCAGAAAGCCGGGCTGGACATCCATCTGGTCGAAGTGGAGATACCCGAAGATCATCTGACGCTGGGCAAAGTGAACAGCAACAGCGTGCAATGGCACCAGCTGCCGCCATTGTTGGCCGCCGGCGAGCGCCTTCAGTACCACTTTGAGCGATTTCTGGGACGGTTCTTGAAAGGCGAGATAAACACGCTGCCACCACCGGCGTGTCTCATTGCAGACGTGCTGCTCGGGTGGTCTTCTGCCGTGGCCCAAAAGTTCGGTATTCCGCGGGTGAATTTCGAGACGTCGGGCATGTTCTCGGAGTCCGTGCAGCAGATCGTTTGGGACCTCCTTCCGCGTAACCTCTCACGCACGCCGTCGGGGCGGTTCGTCGTGCCCGGCGTGCCAAGGGAAGTTAAGCTCACGCGCCTTCAGCTGTTGCCCGAGCTTCCCGAGGCAACGCCCGAGAACGGCACGCATCAGTTCTGGTTGAGGCAGCGGGCAGGGAATAAGCAGAGCTGGAGAACGATCGTCAATTCGTTTTACGAGCTCGAAGGGGAGTTTGCCGACCATTTTGGGAGAGTTAATGGGACTCTCAGAACCATTGGGCCTTTGCTCCCGGCTGGGGCTTTTGAGAACCGGGAAGTTATAAGAATCGCGCCAGCTGTGGAAATGGGGGTGAATACGGAGGAGGAGAAGTGTATGCAGTGGCTGGACGTGCAGACGGAGGGATCTGTTCTTTATATTTCTTTCGGCAGTGAGAATTCTATAAAGACTCTGCAGATTGAAGAGCTTGCTTTGGGTTTGGAGGCCAGTGGGGTGAAGTTTCTGTGGGTTCTGCGTAACCCATCTGATTCGGCGAAGAAGGACTTTTCTTCTGCTTTGGATTTTCTCCCTGCGGGGTTGTATGAGCGTGTGGTTGAAAAAAAAAAGGGGATGTTTGTCTTAGGGTGGGCGCCGCAGCTTAGCATTCTGGCGCACCCTGCTACGGGTGGATTTCTGTCCCATTGTGGTTGGAATGCTGTGATGGAGAGCACCACCATGGGTGTTCCTATGATTGCTTGGCCGCTATATGCAGAGCAGCCGTTTAATTCTAAGTTTGTGGTGGACGAGATTAAAATTGCAGTGGAAGCCCCTCAGAGAATTGAGGAAAATTGGTTGGTGAGCAGGGATGATGTGGAGAAAGTGGTGAGGATGTTAATGGTGGAAGACAAGGGGAAAGAATTGAGGACCAGGGTCAAACAACTAAGGGTGGCTGCCCAAGTAGCGGTCGCCCCTGGAGGATCCTCTTTTACTAATTTCGATCTTTTCGTCTCAGAAATCAAGTCGCTACAACAAGTTTAA